The following are from one region of the Gossypium hirsutum isolate 1008001.06 chromosome D03, Gossypium_hirsutum_v2.1, whole genome shotgun sequence genome:
- the LOC107949590 gene encoding uncharacterized protein: MFDLFLKPKFYSRCKSALRANKVRLETIKKKRNAVEKYLKKDIADLLRNRLYYNAYGRTEGLLVEQNRTTCYKFIEQFSELILKHVSAMQRQSECPEECKEAVSSLIYAAARLADLPELRTLRTLFTEKYGNSLEPYLNQEFVQKLQGEPPTKEMKLQLMHVIAKEFSIEWDSKALEQKLFKLPSSEQKEAQHKSLNEGGDHGYKLNGSKNDTIKESNNHIDENGLSNMQEYGKPIRNEMDRTSRPRKEVADAKLKQHRSSSSEGAFEKSNNHDDGNRMRNIKEYGRLKRNEKDLTSHTRKEVADDKKLQSSSEGELTDQDILKTSSTSEASVSDDGTENRKPFYYRFISPPSVKPLVNFGKENNSTEELKAPSGNIDAEEINKPDDSAVESKPKPRSVRTRRLKPPPDLGVGLQSAKPDPSSSPGNAAPFPKEVSSPTEAEGRHKQASSFERDMFPKHANRKLPEYDGLGTRLGAIHRGKRN, from the exons ATGTTTGATTTGTTTTTGAAGCCAAAGTTCTATTCAAGATG TAAATCGGCATTAAGGGCTAATAAGGTGCGATTGGAGACtataaagaagaagagaaatgcgGTGGAGAAGTATTTGAAGAAAGATATCGCTGACCTTCTCAGGAACCGTCTTTATTATAATGCTTATGGAAGG ACTGAAGGTCTTCTGGTCGAGCAAAACAGAACCACCTGCTACAAATTCATTGAGCAGTTTTCCGAGCTCATCTTGAAGCATGTCTCTGCAATGCAAAGGCAGAG TGAGTGCCCTGAGGAATGCAAAGAAGCTGTATCATCTCTAATATATGCTGCAGCCCGATTAGCTGATTTGCCTGAACTACGAACCCTCAGAACTTTATTTACCGAGAAATATGGAAATTCCTTAGAACCCTATTTAAATCAAGAG TTTGTGCAGAAGCTACAGGGAGAGCCTCCTACGAAAGAGATGAAGCTTCAATTGATGCATGTTATAGCAAAAGAGTTTTCGATTGAATGGGACTCGAAGGCTTTGGAACAGAAACTGTTTAAGCTACCTTCTTCAGAACAA AAGGAAGCCCAGCACAAGTCATTAAATGAAGGCGGTGATCACGGATACAAGTTGAACGGAAGCAAGAATGATACCATAAAGGAAAGCAACAATCATATTGATGAGAATGGATTGAGTAACATGCAAGAGTACGGGAAGCCAATAAGAAATGAAATGGACCGCACTTCTCGTCCAAGAAAGGAGGTCGCAGATGCTAAATTGAAGCAGCATAGAAGCAGTAGCAGTGAGGGGGCTTTCGAGAAAAGCAACAATCATGATGATGGTAACAGAATGAGAAACATAAAAGAGTATGGGAGgctgaaaagaaatgaaaaagaccTTACTTCTCATACAAGAAAGGAGGTCGCTGATGATAAGAAGCTGCAGAGTAGTAGTGAGGGTGAATTAACTGATCAAGATATCCTGAAGACTAGTTCTACTTCGGAAGCTAGTGTTTCAGACGATGGTACAGAAAACAGGAAGCCTTTTTACTATAGATTTATTTCTCCCCCCTCTGTCAAGCCATTGGTCAATTTCGGAAAGGAAAACAACAGCACTGAGGAGCTTAAAGCACCAAGTGGTAATATAGATGCTGAGGAAATCAATAAACCGGATGATTCAGCTGTTGAAAGTAAGCCAAAACCAAGGTCAGTTAGGACGAGACGTTTGAAACCACCACCAGATCTGGGGGTTGGCTTACAAAGTGCTAAACCCGATCCAAGTTCTTCTCCAGGGAATGCTGCACCATTTCCAAAAGAAGTTTCAAGTCCAACTGAAGCAGAAGGAAGGCACAAACAGGCGTCCTCATTCGAGCGAGACATGTTTCCCAAGCATGCAAATCGAAAGCTACCGGAATACGATGGTTTGGGGACTCGGCTTGGAGCTATACATAGGGGTAAAAGAAATTAG